The following are encoded together in the Paraburkholderia sp. BL10I2N1 genome:
- a CDS encoding DUF4863 family protein: MSPSHFQALIARVTERVAQRPLDQDLADWLNAEYPADGPAFAELSDACRTGVKEGWLCDREAGGIRYGRIFKALPETHGFSVDVVSMSDIAGPHHVHPNGEIDLIMPVTQGATFDGHPAGWCVYGPGSAHRPTVANGSALILYLLPEGAIQFTKQDTAAA; the protein is encoded by the coding sequence ATGTCCCCCAGTCATTTCCAGGCCCTGATTGCGCGTGTGACTGAACGAGTCGCGCAGCGCCCTCTGGATCAAGATCTTGCCGACTGGCTGAACGCCGAATATCCGGCCGACGGCCCCGCCTTTGCCGAACTGTCCGACGCCTGCCGCACCGGCGTGAAGGAAGGCTGGCTGTGCGACCGCGAAGCCGGCGGCATCCGCTACGGCCGCATCTTCAAGGCGCTGCCGGAGACACACGGCTTCTCGGTGGACGTCGTCAGCATGAGCGATATCGCGGGCCCACATCACGTGCATCCAAACGGTGAAATCGATCTGATCATGCCCGTCACCCAAGGCGCGACGTTCGACGGTCATCCTGCCGGATGGTGCGTCTACGGCCCGGGAAGCGCTCACCGTCCCACCGTGGCCAACGGGAGTGCGCTGATTCTTTATCTGTTGCCGGAAGGCGCCATCCAGTTCACGAAGCAGGACACCGCCGCTGCCTAG
- the boxC gene encoding 2,3-epoxybenzoyl-CoA dihydrolase, whose protein sequence is MSVAQSVEQGAATSAAGQAAASVPAAAAPSAGPRVEYRTEPSRYKHWKLTFDGPVATLGIDIAEDGGIREGYKLKLNSYDLGVDIELHDAIQRIRFEHPEVRTVVVTSLKDRVFCSGANIFMLGLSSHAWKVNFCKFTNETRNGLEDTSRYSGIKFLAAVNGACAGGGYEMALACDEIYLVDDRSSSVALPEVPLLGVLPGTGGLTRVTDKRKVRHDRADIFCTIVEGVRGERAKHWRLVDEVVKPNAFKQTIQARALELAALSDRPADAKGVALTRVERTDRGDGLGYATVDVTIDRVKRTAKFTAKAPSGVQPSDIDAIVAAGANWWPLQFARELDDAILSMRTNELDIGTWLFKTEGDARALLATDATLLQHKDHWFVRETIGMLRRTLARIDVSSRSLFALIEPGSCFAGTFAELAFATDRTYMAALPSNEDEEPAITLSEVNFGLYPMITGQSRLGRRFYDETGPMQAVREQIGKPVKPVEAERLGLVTASPDDIDWADEIRIAIEERAAMSPDALTGLEANLRFNGPETMLTRIFGRLSAWQNWIFNRPNAVGEKGALKVYGKGSKAQFDLNRV, encoded by the coding sequence ATGTCAGTCGCTCAATCAGTGGAGCAGGGCGCCGCAACCTCGGCCGCAGGTCAGGCAGCCGCTTCGGTGCCGGCGGCCGCTGCACCGTCGGCTGGTCCGCGTGTCGAATACCGCACGGAGCCGTCGCGCTATAAACACTGGAAGCTGACATTCGATGGTCCGGTCGCGACGCTCGGCATCGACATCGCCGAAGACGGCGGTATCCGCGAAGGCTACAAACTCAAGCTCAATTCGTACGATCTGGGCGTCGATATCGAACTGCACGATGCGATCCAGCGGATTCGCTTCGAGCATCCGGAAGTTCGCACGGTCGTCGTGACGAGCCTCAAGGACCGCGTGTTCTGCTCGGGCGCGAACATCTTCATGCTCGGGCTGTCGTCGCATGCGTGGAAGGTCAATTTCTGCAAGTTCACCAACGAGACGCGCAACGGCCTCGAAGATACGTCGCGCTATTCCGGTATCAAGTTTCTCGCAGCAGTGAACGGTGCGTGCGCCGGCGGCGGCTACGAAATGGCACTCGCGTGTGATGAGATTTACCTGGTCGACGATCGCTCGTCGTCCGTCGCGTTGCCCGAAGTGCCGCTGCTCGGCGTGCTGCCCGGCACGGGCGGCCTCACCCGTGTCACCGACAAGCGCAAGGTCCGCCACGACCGCGCCGACATCTTCTGCACGATCGTCGAAGGCGTGCGCGGGGAGCGCGCGAAGCACTGGCGCCTCGTCGACGAGGTGGTCAAGCCGAATGCGTTCAAGCAGACCATTCAGGCCCGCGCGCTCGAACTTGCCGCGCTGAGCGACCGTCCGGCCGACGCGAAGGGCGTGGCGTTGACACGCGTGGAGCGCACGGATCGCGGAGACGGCCTCGGCTATGCCACGGTCGATGTCACCATCGACCGCGTCAAGCGTACCGCGAAGTTCACCGCGAAGGCTCCTTCGGGCGTCCAGCCGTCGGATATCGACGCGATTGTTGCCGCGGGCGCGAACTGGTGGCCGCTGCAGTTCGCACGCGAACTCGACGATGCAATTCTTTCGATGCGTACCAACGAACTCGACATCGGCACATGGCTCTTCAAGACTGAAGGTGACGCCCGCGCGTTGCTCGCCACCGATGCCACGTTGCTGCAACACAAGGACCACTGGTTCGTGCGCGAAACGATCGGCATGCTGCGCCGCACGCTGGCGCGCATTGATGTGTCGTCGCGGTCCCTCTTCGCGCTGATCGAGCCGGGTTCGTGCTTTGCCGGCACGTTTGCCGAACTTGCTTTTGCGACCGACCGCACCTACATGGCCGCGCTGCCCAGCAATGAGGACGAAGAGCCGGCGATCACTTTGTCTGAGGTGAACTTCGGGCTGTATCCGATGATCACCGGCCAGTCGCGCCTAGGCCGCCGCTTCTACGATGAAACCGGTCCAATGCAGGCTGTTCGCGAGCAGATCGGCAAGCCGGTCAAGCCGGTGGAGGCCGAGCGGCTGGGTCTCGTGACCGCGTCGCCGGACGATATCGACTGGGCCGACGAGATCCGTATCGCCATCGAAGAACGGGCGGCGATGTCGCCGGATGCGCTGACGGGCCTCGAAGCCAACCTGCGTTTCAATGGTCCAGAGACGATGCTGACGCGCATCTTCGGCCGGCTGTCCGCCTGGCAAAACTGGATTTTCAACCGGCCGAACGCAGTGGGCGAGAAGGGTGCGCTCAAGGTGTACGGCAAGGGAAGCAAGGCGCAGTTCGACCTGAACCGGGTTTGA
- a CDS encoding LysR family transcriptional regulator, which produces MDYLAAVRAFVHAAELQSFSKAAHEMAVKTSTISRYVSELEKDLGIALFNRSTRGLLLTEGGRVFREHALVVLQALDDARQITSSLNRTPQGLLRVTLPSAFGRLHIVPHLPEFMRRNPDIDLDIVVTDQTLNMIEAGIDVAVRIGALPDSSLMARRLAPHRRIVCGSPDYFERNGTPCIPDDLAAHASLRLSLLPDNKWLFLREGNTNADSEQRLVELKVRFRGDDSEAVLKMALAGCGVALLPTWLAGPALREGRLIRVLPGWEARTGRAEPAIWAVYPPKKIVSSKVRAFVDFHAEVIGEPPYWDDGLALEPDA; this is translated from the coding sequence ATGGACTATCTTGCAGCGGTGCGCGCCTTCGTTCATGCAGCGGAACTGCAGAGCTTCAGCAAGGCCGCTCATGAAATGGCCGTCAAGACTTCCACCATCTCGCGATATGTGAGCGAACTGGAAAAGGATCTGGGAATCGCCCTCTTCAACCGGTCAACGCGAGGTCTCTTGCTGACCGAAGGCGGCCGGGTCTTTCGTGAGCACGCGCTGGTTGTGCTGCAGGCGCTCGATGACGCACGCCAGATCACGTCGTCCCTGAACCGGACGCCGCAGGGCTTGCTACGCGTCACATTGCCCTCCGCGTTCGGGCGCCTGCACATCGTGCCGCATCTTCCGGAATTCATGAGGCGCAACCCGGATATCGATCTCGACATTGTCGTGACCGACCAGACGCTGAACATGATCGAAGCCGGCATCGACGTTGCGGTACGCATCGGGGCGCTGCCCGATTCGTCCTTGATGGCCAGACGGCTTGCGCCGCATCGGCGGATCGTGTGCGGTAGTCCAGACTATTTCGAGCGGAATGGAACGCCTTGCATCCCTGACGATCTGGCGGCTCACGCTTCGCTGCGCCTGTCCCTGCTGCCGGACAACAAATGGCTTTTCCTGCGCGAGGGGAACACGAATGCGGACTCGGAGCAGCGGCTCGTCGAACTGAAGGTGCGCTTCCGTGGGGACGATTCCGAAGCGGTGCTGAAGATGGCGCTGGCCGGATGCGGTGTCGCGCTCCTGCCGACCTGGCTCGCGGGTCCGGCATTGCGCGAGGGACGCCTGATCCGCGTGCTGCCCGGATGGGAAGCGCGCACCGGTCGAGCCGAACCCGCGATCTGGGCAGTTTATCCGCCCAAGAAGATCGTTTCGTCGAAGGTACGTGCGTTCGTCGATTTCCATGCCGAGGTGATCGGCGAGCCGCCCTACTGGGACGACGGACTCGCCCTGGAGCCCGACGCCTAG
- a CDS encoding 3,4-dehydroadipyl-CoA semialdehyde dehydrogenase, with the protein MAALLENFVAGKWVAGRGDGTPLVDPVTGEALVRVSSDGLDLPEAFGYARTQGGAGLRELSYAARAAQLAEVAKVLQANRDDYYAIALANSGTTKNDSAVDIDGGLFTLSYYATLGATLGDVRTLRDGAALSLSKDKTFTAQHVLTPTRGIALFINAFNFPSWGLWEKAAPALLSGVPVIVKPATATAWLTQRMVADVVKAGILPAGALSVICGSSAGLLDQIEAFDVVSFTGSAETAAKLRAHPAFIKHGARLNVEADSLNSAILAADAAPGTAAFDLFVKEVVREMTVKSGQKCTAIRRAFVPKQHLAAAADAIVAKLSKVTVGNPRNESVRMGALVSREQYDNVRAGIAMLREEARVAFDGSKVELIDADPAVAACLAPHLLVVDEAQNAERIHDVEVFGPVATLCGYDIHTADDQLEEAQAIALARRGHGSLVASIYSNDEGRLARLALELADTHGRVHAISPSVAQSQTGHGNVMPMSLHGGPGRAGGGEELGGLRALNFYHRRAAIQAPAATIEALQQSTGSFDT; encoded by the coding sequence ATGGCCGCACTGCTAGAAAACTTTGTCGCCGGCAAATGGGTTGCCGGTCGTGGCGACGGCACGCCGCTCGTCGATCCGGTGACGGGCGAAGCGCTCGTGCGCGTGTCAAGCGACGGCCTGGATCTGCCCGAAGCATTCGGTTATGCCCGAACCCAGGGCGGTGCCGGGCTCCGTGAATTGAGCTACGCCGCCCGCGCCGCCCAGCTTGCCGAAGTGGCGAAGGTGCTGCAGGCCAATCGCGACGACTATTACGCGATCGCCCTCGCCAACTCCGGTACGACGAAAAACGATTCGGCGGTGGATATCGACGGCGGCCTGTTCACGCTGTCGTACTACGCGACGCTCGGCGCGACGCTCGGCGACGTGCGTACGCTGCGCGATGGTGCCGCGCTGAGCCTCAGCAAGGACAAGACCTTCACCGCACAGCATGTGCTGACTCCGACGCGCGGCATCGCGCTGTTCATCAACGCGTTCAATTTCCCGTCGTGGGGATTGTGGGAGAAGGCCGCGCCGGCCTTGCTGTCGGGCGTGCCGGTCATCGTCAAGCCGGCCACCGCGACGGCATGGCTCACACAGCGGATGGTTGCGGACGTCGTGAAGGCGGGCATCCTGCCGGCGGGCGCGCTATCCGTCATTTGCGGCAGTTCAGCGGGTCTGCTCGATCAGATCGAGGCGTTCGATGTCGTCTCGTTCACCGGGTCGGCGGAAACCGCCGCGAAACTTCGTGCCCATCCGGCGTTCATCAAGCACGGTGCGCGCCTGAACGTCGAGGCCGATAGCCTGAACAGCGCGATCCTCGCCGCCGATGCCGCTCCGGGTACCGCAGCGTTCGATCTCTTCGTGAAGGAAGTCGTGCGCGAAATGACCGTGAAGTCAGGCCAGAAATGCACGGCGATCCGCCGCGCGTTTGTACCGAAGCAGCACCTCGCCGCTGCCGCTGATGCCATTGTCGCGAAGCTGTCGAAGGTCACCGTAGGCAATCCGCGCAATGAATCCGTGCGGATGGGCGCGCTCGTGAGCCGCGAGCAATACGATAACGTGCGCGCCGGCATCGCAATGTTGCGCGAAGAGGCACGCGTTGCCTTCGATGGCTCGAAGGTCGAACTCATCGATGCAGACCCAGCCGTCGCCGCCTGTCTCGCACCCCACCTGCTGGTGGTAGACGAAGCGCAGAATGCGGAGCGCATCCACGACGTCGAGGTGTTCGGCCCGGTCGCCACGCTCTGCGGCTATGACATCCACACAGCCGACGATCAACTGGAAGAAGCGCAGGCGATCGCGCTGGCGCGGCGCGGCCACGGCTCGCTCGTCGCATCGATCTATTCGAACGACGAAGGGCGCCTTGCCCGCCTCGCGCTGGAACTCGCCGACACCCATGGGCGCGTCCATGCGATTTCGCCGTCGGTGGCGCAAAGCCAGACCGGCCACGGCAACGTGATGCCGATGTCGCTGCACGGCGGCCCAGGGCGCGCCGGCGGCGGCGAAGAACTGGGCGGTTTGCGCGCGCTGAATTTCTATCATCGACGTGCAGCCATCCAGGCGCCGGCCGCAACGATCGAAGCACTTCAGCAATCGACCGGCAGCTTCGACACCTGA
- a CDS encoding alpha/beta hydrolase, whose translation MDRLATNLPPSIAFAELPPTAERGPLRLEYQWLNPERVGAPLAIFLHEGLGSIALWKDWPQTLCDRLGFRGLVYSRPGYGRSTPREHDVKWPVDFMHRQAHDVLPAFLDALEIDPAERARMWLIGHSDGGSIALLYAAAFPKTLGGVIVVAPHVIVEQKSVDAIAEAKVAYEASGFREKLARYHDDVDSAFYGWNDIWLDADFRLWDITGVLASIECPLLALQGYDDEYGTMAQIDLIQQHVAHAQLTKLTGCGHSPHRQAGALLNDEIAEFINAP comes from the coding sequence ATGGACCGCCTCGCTACAAACCTTCCGCCCTCCATCGCTTTCGCGGAATTGCCCCCGACCGCTGAACGCGGCCCGCTGCGCCTCGAATACCAGTGGCTGAATCCGGAACGCGTCGGTGCGCCACTTGCCATATTTCTGCACGAGGGGCTAGGCTCCATCGCGTTGTGGAAAGACTGGCCGCAAACGCTCTGCGACAGGCTCGGCTTTCGCGGCCTCGTGTATTCGCGGCCAGGCTATGGCCGCTCGACGCCACGCGAGCATGACGTGAAATGGCCTGTCGATTTCATGCACAGGCAGGCGCACGATGTGCTGCCCGCCTTCCTCGATGCGCTTGAAATCGACCCCGCCGAGCGCGCCCGTATGTGGCTCATCGGACACAGCGACGGCGGCTCCATCGCGCTGCTTTACGCTGCGGCGTTCCCGAAGACGCTGGGTGGCGTCATCGTCGTCGCGCCACACGTGATCGTCGAGCAGAAGTCGGTTGACGCCATCGCCGAAGCAAAAGTCGCTTATGAAGCGTCTGGCTTTCGCGAGAAGCTCGCCCGTTATCATGACGACGTCGACTCCGCATTTTATGGCTGGAACGATATCTGGCTCGACGCCGACTTCCGTCTCTGGGACATCACCGGAGTGCTCGCGTCTATCGAGTGTCCGTTACTCGCCTTGCAGGGCTATGACGACGAATACGGCACGATGGCGCAAATCGATCTGATCCAGCAGCATGTCGCCCATGCACAGCTGACAAAACTGACCGGCTGCGGACACTCGCCCCATCGTCAGGCAGGCGCGTTATTGAACGACGAGATTGCGGAGTTCATCAACGCTCCTTGA
- a CDS encoding benzoate-CoA ligase family protein, with product MEALVEPAAASDHPAVVAPPAHFNFAAHLFALNEARALKTAYIDDNSATSYGELAGRARRFATVLGGLGIHPEERVLLVMQDTIDLPVAFLGALYAGAVPVVANTLLTPADYAYMLDHSRSRAVVATAALLPTVAQALADTSNEGCVLIVSQPQESNLPDEHVFGKMVDEAAPRATPYASNADEIAFWLYSSGSTGKPKGTVHTHANLYWTAELYGKRILGIREDDIVYSAAKLFFAYGLGNALTFPLSVGATAVLTAGRPTPEAVFAQLTRHKPTIFCGVPTLYAGMLASTALPPRADVRLRVCTSAGEALPRETGEHFTAHFGCEILDGIGSTEMLHIFLSNRAGHVAYGTTGKAVPGYEIELRDESGQPVPDGEIGDLYIKGPSAALMYWCNRDKTRATFLGEWLKSGDKYRRLPDGNYVYAGRSDDMLKVSGQYVSPIEVEMVLMQHEDVLEAAVVGVTRDGLTKTRAFVVLKRDVPATDEFAAELKAFVKARLAPHKYPREILFVEDLPKTATGKIQRFKLRESP from the coding sequence ATGGAAGCTCTCGTTGAGCCGGCTGCCGCAAGCGATCACCCCGCCGTCGTGGCGCCACCCGCGCACTTCAATTTCGCGGCGCATCTGTTCGCATTGAACGAGGCACGAGCGCTCAAGACCGCCTATATCGACGACAACAGCGCGACGAGTTACGGCGAGCTTGCCGGGCGGGCGCGCCGCTTCGCGACGGTGCTAGGCGGTCTCGGCATTCATCCTGAAGAGCGTGTCCTGCTGGTGATGCAGGACACGATCGACCTGCCGGTCGCGTTTCTCGGCGCGCTCTATGCGGGCGCGGTGCCGGTGGTCGCCAACACATTGCTGACGCCGGCCGACTACGCGTACATGCTGGACCACAGCCGGTCGCGCGCGGTCGTCGCGACGGCCGCCCTGCTTCCCACTGTCGCGCAGGCGCTGGCGGATACGTCGAACGAAGGGTGCGTGCTGATCGTCTCGCAGCCGCAGGAGAGCAACCTGCCAGACGAGCACGTGTTCGGCAAGATGGTTGACGAAGCCGCACCGCGTGCCACGCCCTACGCAAGCAATGCCGACGAAATCGCGTTCTGGCTGTATTCGTCAGGGTCTACCGGCAAGCCGAAGGGCACCGTGCATACTCATGCCAACCTCTACTGGACAGCCGAACTGTATGGCAAGCGCATCCTGGGCATCCGCGAGGACGACATCGTCTATTCGGCTGCGAAGCTGTTTTTTGCGTACGGGCTAGGCAATGCGCTGACGTTCCCGTTGTCGGTCGGCGCGACTGCCGTGCTGACGGCAGGACGCCCCACGCCCGAAGCCGTCTTCGCGCAGCTCACCCGCCACAAGCCGACGATCTTCTGCGGCGTGCCCACGCTTTACGCCGGCATGCTGGCGTCGACGGCGCTGCCGCCGCGTGCGGACGTGCGACTGCGCGTGTGCACGTCGGCCGGCGAGGCGTTGCCGCGAGAAACCGGCGAGCACTTCACCGCGCACTTCGGCTGTGAGATTCTCGACGGCATCGGCTCGACGGAAATGCTGCATATCTTCCTGTCGAATCGCGCGGGCCATGTCGCCTACGGCACGACCGGCAAGGCCGTGCCAGGCTACGAAATCGAACTGCGCGACGAAAGCGGGCAGCCGGTGCCGGATGGCGAAATCGGCGATCTCTACATCAAGGGGCCGAGCGCCGCGCTAATGTACTGGTGCAATCGCGACAAAACGCGGGCGACCTTTCTCGGTGAATGGCTGAAGAGCGGCGACAAGTACCGTCGCCTGCCGGATGGCAACTACGTCTACGCAGGCCGCAGTGATGACATGCTGAAGGTCAGCGGACAATATGTGTCGCCAATCGAAGTCGAGATGGTACTGATGCAGCACGAGGATGTGCTGGAAGCCGCAGTCGTCGGTGTGACGCGCGACGGGCTCACGAAGACGCGCGCGTTTGTCGTCCTGAAACGCGACGTGCCCGCAACCGATGAGTTCGCCGCCGAGCTGAAGGCCTTTGTCAAGGCAAGGCTCGCGCCGCACAAGTATCCGCGTGAGATCCTGTTCGTCGAGGATCTGCCGAAAACGGCGACGGGCAAGATCCAGCGTTTCAAGCTGCGCGAATCGCCTTGA
- a CDS encoding cupin domain-containing protein, with the protein MLNRTSPANLGDASPATQDAEYFEYTSSANPIGAKLISRIPFWSFPPSLYADGATRVVPLDLSVELGCPGPATGPGLSASFLRINTGDKLTLAPDATSQVCYVISGAGSMTQGETTFPFAQGDFFTLPGGTAAALSASATATLYYVNDAPLLTYLGTTGVRARFAPTLYPAAQAQAELRKVAQDVNAGRRNRISVLMGNANFPQTRTVTHVLWAMFGIVPPNSVQKPHRHQSIALDFIAGGHPGVYTLVGTRLDESGNIANPTRIDWESGMAFVTPPGYWHAHYNETNNNAYVIPIQDAGLQTWLRTLDIQFAR; encoded by the coding sequence ATGTTGAACAGAACATCCCCCGCCAACCTCGGAGACGCATCTCCGGCAACCCAGGACGCGGAATACTTCGAGTACACCTCATCTGCCAATCCGATTGGCGCGAAGCTCATCTCGCGCATTCCGTTCTGGAGTTTCCCGCCTTCGCTGTACGCAGACGGCGCAACGCGTGTGGTGCCACTCGACCTTTCTGTCGAACTGGGCTGCCCGGGCCCGGCAACAGGTCCAGGATTGAGCGCCAGCTTTCTAAGAATCAACACGGGCGACAAACTGACACTTGCTCCTGACGCGACGTCGCAGGTTTGCTACGTCATCAGCGGGGCCGGCAGCATGACCCAGGGGGAGACGACCTTTCCTTTCGCGCAGGGCGACTTTTTCACCCTGCCGGGAGGCACGGCCGCCGCGTTGTCGGCCAGCGCGACCGCCACGCTCTACTACGTCAACGACGCCCCGTTGCTGACCTACCTCGGCACGACCGGCGTGCGCGCACGCTTTGCTCCGACGCTGTATCCGGCCGCACAGGCGCAGGCCGAACTGCGCAAGGTTGCGCAAGACGTCAACGCGGGCCGCCGCAACCGTATCAGTGTTTTGATGGGCAACGCCAACTTCCCGCAAACGCGGACAGTCACGCACGTGCTGTGGGCGATGTTCGGCATCGTGCCGCCCAACTCGGTGCAGAAGCCGCATCGCCATCAATCGATTGCACTCGACTTCATCGCCGGGGGCCACCCGGGCGTCTACACGCTGGTCGGTACCAGACTGGACGAGAGCGGCAACATCGCGAATCCGACCCGCATCGATTGGGAATCCGGGATGGCGTTTGTGACGCCGCCTGGGTACTGGCACGCCCACTACAATGAAACGAACAATAACGCCTACGTGATTCCGATTCAGGATGCCGGCCTGCAAACGTGGCTGCGCACACTCGATATCCAGTTCGCACGCTAG
- a CDS encoding DUF1810 domain-containing protein gives MDDPYDLQRFVDAQQPVYVQVCDELRAGRKRSHWMWFVFPQIQGLGESAMSQRYAISTLAEAEAYLRHPILGDRLRECTRLVNLIEGRSIQEIFGYPDHLKFWSSISLFERAIPDNEEFLEALRKYFDGKADRQTLQRIQATSPPGSSA, from the coding sequence ATGGACGACCCCTATGATCTCCAGCGCTTTGTCGATGCGCAGCAGCCGGTGTATGTGCAGGTCTGTGATGAATTGCGTGCCGGGCGCAAGCGAAGTCACTGGATGTGGTTCGTGTTTCCGCAGATCCAGGGCCTCGGGGAAAGCGCAATGTCGCAACGGTACGCGATCTCGACGTTGGCCGAAGCCGAGGCCTATCTGCGCCACCCAATACTCGGCGACCGGTTGCGGGAGTGCACGCGACTCGTCAACCTGATCGAAGGGCGTTCGATCCAGGAGATTTTCGGCTACCCGGATCACCTGAAGTTCTGGTCGTCGATAAGCTTGTTCGAGCGTGCCATTCCGGACAACGAGGAATTTCTGGAAGCGCTGCGCAAATATTTCGACGGCAAGGCCGATAGGCAAACGCTGCAGCGGATCCAGGCCACCTCTCCGCCAGGTTCCAGCGCATGA
- a CDS encoding helix-turn-helix transcriptional regulator produces the protein MKQTAAAQPVEPGEQDAALEEGREGRDPFLVGMGERVRLLRARRGLTRKVLAREAEVSERYLANLESGVGNASVLFLRQLTKALNCTLAEIVGDETTSSADWLRIRELLYGRDHDTLKRARIALEEMLATAPQDPNRRNRIALIGLRGAGKSTLGRMLADELKAPFVELNRVIEQLAGCPPSEIHSLYGASAYRRYEHRALEAVIQEHPRAVIASPGGLVSEPTTLKALLAHCFTIWLQATPEEHMRRVIAQGDLRPMSGNKEAMDDLKRILEGRAEFYGRADMTFDTSGKPLADCYLSLRDRLAARLASE, from the coding sequence ATGAAGCAAACCGCCGCTGCACAGCCGGTCGAGCCCGGTGAGCAGGATGCCGCGCTCGAGGAAGGGCGCGAGGGCCGCGATCCGTTTCTGGTCGGCATGGGAGAGCGCGTGCGGCTGTTGCGTGCCCGCCGTGGCCTGACAAGAAAGGTGCTGGCGAGAGAGGCCGAAGTGTCCGAGCGCTACCTCGCGAATCTGGAGTCAGGCGTCGGCAATGCGTCGGTGCTGTTCCTTCGTCAGCTGACGAAGGCACTAAATTGCACGCTGGCGGAAATTGTCGGGGACGAGACCACCTCGTCGGCTGACTGGCTGCGCATCCGCGAACTGCTCTACGGCCGCGATCACGACACGCTGAAACGGGCCCGCATTGCGCTCGAGGAAATGCTGGCCACCGCCCCGCAGGACCCGAACCGGCGCAACCGGATCGCCTTGATCGGCCTGCGCGGCGCCGGCAAATCGACGCTCGGCAGGATGCTGGCCGACGAACTGAAAGCACCGTTCGTCGAACTGAACCGCGTCATCGAGCAACTCGCCGGCTGCCCGCCTTCGGAGATCCACTCGCTCTACGGAGCGAGCGCTTACCGTCGCTACGAGCACCGTGCGCTGGAGGCCGTGATCCAGGAGCATCCCCGCGCGGTGATCGCGTCGCCGGGCGGCCTGGTGTCGGAGCCCACGACGCTGAAGGCGCTGCTCGCCCACTGTTTCACCATCTGGCTGCAAGCCACGCCGGAAGAACACATGCGCCGCGTGATTGCCCAAGGCGACCTGCGGCCGATGTCCGGCAACAAGGAAGCGATGGATGACCTGAAGCGCATTCTGGAAGGGCGCGCAGAGTTCTACGGCCGCGCCGACATGACGTTCGACACCAGCGGCAAGCCGCTCGCCGATTGCTATCTGTCGCTGAGGGACCGCCTGGCAGCGCGCCTTGCCTCGGAATAA
- a CDS encoding patatin-like phospholipase family protein has translation MKSDRLGVTAFVFAGGGSLGAIEVGMLRELLARGEHPGFVVGASAGAINAAYFAGRPDSDGVATLEGLWRKIRRQDIMPLSMLGLLSMILRTRPHLVESHALRVLLEKHLTYERIEQALLPLHIVATDMLAGHEVVLSSGPVVNAVLASAAIPGVYPPVRIDGVDLVDGGVASNTPIAAAIKLGATRIIVLPAGFACALHAPPSSAIAQAMHALTLVIARQLVRDLEYYGTRAQIYVVPPLCPLDVSPYDYGQCAQLIERAAQTTRAWLDDGGLEQAFIPGELRDHQHTAAAH, from the coding sequence ATGAAATCCGATCGGCTTGGGGTAACCGCGTTTGTGTTCGCAGGTGGTGGCAGTCTCGGCGCGATCGAGGTGGGCATGCTGCGCGAACTGCTCGCACGGGGCGAGCATCCGGGCTTCGTCGTCGGTGCGTCTGCCGGCGCGATCAACGCGGCGTACTTCGCCGGGCGCCCGGACAGCGACGGCGTCGCGACGCTCGAAGGGCTGTGGCGCAAGATCCGCCGGCAGGACATCATGCCGCTGTCGATGCTCGGGCTGCTTTCGATGATTCTGCGCACCCGTCCGCATCTCGTCGAGTCACATGCGCTGCGCGTCCTGCTGGAAAAGCATCTGACCTATGAGCGGATCGAGCAGGCGCTGTTGCCGCTTCACATCGTCGCGACCGACATGCTTGCGGGTCACGAGGTCGTGCTCTCTTCGGGCCCGGTGGTGAATGCCGTGCTCGCAAGCGCGGCGATCCCAGGTGTGTATCCGCCGGTGCGGATCGACGGGGTGGATCTCGTCGATGGCGGCGTGGCCAGCAACACGCCGATCGCCGCCGCGATCAAGCTCGGCGCGACGCGCATCATCGTGTTGCCTGCCGGCTTCGCATGTGCGCTGCACGCGCCGCCCAGCAGCGCGATCGCGCAGGCGATGCATGCGCTGACGCTGGTGATCGCAAGGCAACTCGTGCGCGATCTGGAGTACTACGGGACGCGCGCGCAGATCTATGTCGTTCCGCCGCTATGTCCACTCGATGTATCGCCGTACGACTACGGGCAATGTGCTCAACTGATCGAACGCGCCGCGCAGACAACGCGCGCATGGCTCGACGACGGCGGTCTCGAGCAGGCGTTCATTCCCGGCGAATTGCGCGACCACCAGCACACGGCGGCGGCGCATTAG